Genomic DNA from Brassica rapa cultivar Chiifu-401-42 chromosome A04, CAAS_Brap_v3.01, whole genome shotgun sequence:
taaattatttaaaagtgtCTGTCTAACTAAAacgttttttatataattaattaattattcaatacattttaaaaaaaacttgtttctcattttgtaaatttttaaaaaagtttagaaaatgttttgttaaaattgattttagaaaaaaattaaatagtttttggattattttttctgttaacaaaatttatttttaattttatatggcAGGAAATGCAGGAAACATTCCCAAGGCGCTCGACAACAACGGCCCACCCAAATTGGTGTGAATACTGTATCAGCGTCTGGATTTCTTGTATCTTCTCCCGCACCAAATTTTCAAACCCTGGTCTCTTGGGAAGTGCCAAATACCATGAGCGTCTCGGAGTTAGTTCAACAACCTAGACGAAAACTTCTGACGACACTCCATCCTCATGAGCCGACGGTGCGATGtggtaaatttttctttatttaaactACACATTCCTTTAATTCTTTTTCTTAGGTTCAATTACTCAAGCAACTGAATTAGCGAAAGTATTTTGAAGATGATGTATATAATGCTGAAACACGCTTATCTGACATACATGGACAAGACAACGGATGATCGATGTTAATTTTTCTAACTGTTTGATTCATGATTATTGACTCTTAACAGTTTTtaactaatattatttttatttatattttaataagagTTCACTTGGAAACTGTAGCCCATGACTCGATCAGGTGGAAAATGCGTTCCACCATCATGCACAAAAAGCATGACAACTATCAAATCAATGAGTAGAAACAGAAGCGGGTTGTCGGCAAGAGGCCAAAGTCAATCAACCCAATTGTTTGGGAGGAATTGAAGGATTATTTGGCATTAACGAGTGCACATGCTACTTTCTAGACCAACTCAGGTAACCGGCGTAGCGACCATCGTGATTCATTGGAAAGGGTTGTATACCCACAAGTCGGAGTCCACCAATTCCCTTCCCAAAAATACACTTATCagttttttctatatatttatacaattcatatttcatttatttattattttctatatcaatactattaaaacataagaactttttatctacttacaaatagtctaCGTTGGACCATGCCATTTATTTAACTTTCTATTTTTTCTCCTACAATTAACTTAGTTACTATTAAATATATGTCATATATTAcctattattttgatattttaaaaataagatatctgaaaaaatattcataagtATCTTTTTCTAATATTGCATTttaataatatcttttaatattttttaatttaaaatctaaatctaattttctttttaatatttacttttaaattaataaagaaaatCTGCATGATCATgtgggtcaagatctagttattatttttataaatgtaacAAAACAAAGAATTCTCCAGATTATTTGATATTGAAGGTGAAAACGCACACTAACCAGCAGATGGGTCAAATTCAGGATCTGTCTAACAACAAAACAGGTTGTCCAATCCCAAGCGGACGAGATCTTATCTACTAGGATTTCGATCTATGAAGATGGCTCTTTTGCTTCCAACACATTGTCACGGGAATAAATCAACAACCTCAATATTGagatacattttttatattttaattcatttataCCACTAACATTATCGAAACCTTTTTGTTAAGTTATGTGGTCTGTTTTCTTATAgggataaaaatttaaaacctcATTGCCATAAAAATAACCAAGAAGAAGCAACGATAtagaaattacatatatatatccatAAATCAGACATTTGACAATCCGATAGAAAATGTCCCAGACAGAAATCCAAAGAGGATAAAAACAGGCAATTGGAAGTGAAATGAGTATAGATTATTATATGATTGTTTTAGAAAGGAAATTAAGCACCGGTGAAGCTTGGTGGCTTGTAGGCGATGAAACTGATGCACTGGACCTGACGGTTGTTGTCGAATCCAATGATTCTAATAAAGGCGTTAGGGTACTCCGTCTTGCACTCTTGCACTTCCTTCAACACTTGAGAAGAGTCGGTGCATCCGAACAAAGGAAGCTTCCACATTGTCCAATAACGGCCATCGTAGTATCCAGGTGTGCTTCCATGCTCACGGTACACAAATCCGTGCTATATACACATACCATTCAAAATCAGGATTCACATGGTATAAAATGGATGTTTAGATACAAGtaaacaaaattttgtttttattacctCCAACTCAAATTCAACACAAGGAATCCACTTGTTGCGGAGAAGGTAGTCAACTTCTTTGGCCAATTCAACGTCAGTAAGGTCAGGAAGATAAGAGAGAGTCTCAAACTTCTTCTTTCCGACTGGTGGCCACACCTATAAATCCCATTTGCAGTTAATAAATAGGAATTCCCTTTTGTATATACACATTTTTCAATCCGGTACGTTATTATATACTATTGTTCACTCGGACTTTCACATGTACCAGTTCCACATAATAAAGGACGGGCCTACAACTCTAGTGATATTTACCTTCATGCAGCTAACTCTTCCTCCGTTGCTTGCAATGGAAGTAATATCAGTGTTGCTTTTGCGGGTGACTGGGAATGCAGCGGATGACTTCAAGCCGGTGAATGGAGCAACCATGGTGGCTTGAGCCGGTGAGGTAGCCACAGCGGCGGAGGAGAGCATAGAGGAAGCCATTACtacttctttttctcttttctcttacTTACTTGTTTGTCTATTCCTTTGGTCATCTATATATAGTGAGGCCGGCATGAGGCATAAAGCCCTTAGATCAAAGAGTGCGGGATTCATGTCTGATGATAACGTCGTTACCTGCCACAGGATTAAGGAAAGGTGTTGACACCCTTATCGATACAGACCACTATGATAAGGCCACGTGGCAGAAAATTTTCTTATCTTATCTTTTCTTGGAAGGTAATGAGTGAATGTGTATGGTTACTAGTGTCCACTTGAGCCGATTCTCTTGGCTCCTTCCTTTTGGCAGAAAAGAAATGAGACGCATGACCTACATTTAAATCTTCGTGGACTTGTACtacaagaaaattaaattacttGAATCAGACATGTAATGTCGTCATTAGTTATAACTTATGAGTGATGAGAGCACTATTGATGATTATGTTCATACTCAAACGAAGAAGAGTAacaattctattttttattatatagtttttcttaagagttttataaatcaataaattttacataaacaCAGTCATTCATATAATATCACAAAGGTCAAAGCTGAAGGCTGAAttttaacatttacaccaaaaaaaggGGGTCAAAGCTGAACACTGAAACAAATTACCAAAAGCATCTAGTCTAAGCCGTAAAAAAACTATAGCATCTACTCTTTAAATAGATGCAAAACAGCAACACGGATAAGGACACGAAAAATAGTAAAAGCGATCAACGTTTTCTTAATATTAGTCAAAACAAAGATgtttaaaaatagagaaaaaatgAGTGCTTATCCGTGTAACgccactatatatatatatatattacacatCTTCCCTCTTGGTTATCTACGGATTACTTCTAAATTTAAAAGAACTATAGAAGAAGGCCATTACAAATAATCAACACAATGAATCGTCTCTCGTGTTTTCTTCTCACTATTGGATTGTGCATAGGTTTGAGTAACGCAAAGTGGAATGAAAAAAACTCCGTGCACTTTAAGAACTCTCTTGGTCGAAACAATATCTTGAAGATTAATTGTATATCTAACGACGACGATCTAGGCTTCCACTATCTACGGCCTGGAGAAACCTATGAATTCAGTTTTCATGACAGtgttattaaaacagaattctTTTGTGACCTATGGCAAGGGCCAAATTTTAAGTTCCATGCAGGGTTCACCGGATATGAAGGTGGTGGTCTTATAGTTCATTACGGTAAAAAGAACTTTTGGGATGCTAGAGAAGATGGAATTTACTTCACACATGGCCAAAAAATGCCCAAGTTAGAGTATACGTGGAAATGATAACTGATAAGTTGCTCATTTTGTTTTaagtttaacaaaaataatttatttattgtgtatTGTGGAAAGGAAACCTttgtaacaaataataaaaagcacatttataatataaatttaacttattatataagtgaaaaactGTGTATAAATAATATTGACTTTCTTAACATTGAATACCACGATTTATACCTAAGCATAAACTAATTTAATACTTGTATCTACAAGCATGTGAGAGCATCATTATCACATGATTTCTCTATAGGGTATTTCAAATAATTtactaataatataatttaattacttaagttaaattttattaaaaaaataatttattttaaaaataaataaatctactCATTAAATGACACATAATATGTGAATATTTCAGAATTTCTGTAAATATTCTTCCAGAAGAAAAAACTGACGTTCACTTTCTaatttttctattattattactaGGTTAAGAATCCGTGCAATATTGcacaaaaatcatttataaaaataattataccaCACTTtataacttatattttatataaaatatcttaattttacttttaaaaaaattactgtGTCATAACGTAGATTACAATATAAACTTGTGTAGAGGTTTGTTCGGAGCCTGGAAATGCAATAAATTTCGTTAATGTCACTATTCAAAGTGACTAAATCACAAACTTTGTTGTCATGAACCTTGTTTTGACGCATCTGATTTTTACTATGAATTCGGTGTCACCTTATCTTAGATTTCTCTCTACTCTGCTATCTTTTATGCTTTGTTGTATTATGTTTGTAGAGTTTTGTATAACTCTCCTTCTAAGTGTAATCTGAATGTTTAATGTTTAGTGAATGTAGTGCTCTAAAAAAAACTTGAGAGCTAATAGTTTTGCATCTAAGCTTTAGAGAATTCAGAGATGGTGTTGTGAACAGTTTTTTTAATTCAATGAGAAAAGAACTTGTGCACCAGATATGCTATGTAATCTTTGTATATTCCCCTCTCAAATGGAGCAAGATTTCCATTCATGTAAGTGCGCtagaaaatgtgtttttaataTCAAAGGAAGAAACCTTAGGCATGGTCAAGCTTCTCAACAAAGCTGAAAGGGATAGCAGTGCTACAAAGAAGATTTCAAGCTTTCTTACATCATTCGGGCTAAAAATGTAATCGATGtattttagctaagactgcacGATTTTTTCATagagattttattttattggttatttTATTTCGATCTGTCTTTTCAAACCACCTCTTGTTGAGTAATAACATAATTTTGATGTCAAACAAATACATCAGAAAACGGAACAAGAAGTACAATTTCTTAGTCCTATAAAAGATAATCGTTTCTTTTACTTAAAGAAGTCGTCCAAAGTAtggctggaaaaaaaaaatccgaatCCGAAGAACCGAAACCGATCCAAAAAAGTAgtaccgaacccgaaccgaaattgattaaatatccgaaaagattcaacattttggtatctagagaaccaaaaccgaacccgatccgaaccgaagtattttgggtaccCGAAAGTATTACACTTGAATTCAGATATGCAATCCAATTTACCCAAATGATAACTAATAGActgtaaaaacaacaaaacagattagatataacatatataaaatcatatgtataattaaagaaatataatattattaatataaatgatgcatacaaattataaattaatttaaaattaaaagtaaatagtaatcaattattatagtatattggcctaggtgattttcccgtgctcatgcacggatgtaaatatttataaagtaaatatattataataatttatttacactataataatttattaatttattaattttaattttatttgttctGTTATTTATATTGTAATCAATATACatggtttattttaaataatcttatgttattttaattagacGTATTATTGTGGATATATAATATCTCGACTGTTTGattattatttggatatattagataacatttattttttcgatttaactaagatatttttattttacatattaaaatttttattacttttgttattttcatGTAGTTTGATTTTTGTCTtagatttgtatatatattttagaaagttTATGTATAATTTAGTATATGTTGTTTTGAGAATCAAAGGGTAAAAGTAAACTAAAATGTTGATCGATTAAAGTTTcataaataaacataacaatGATACTTAATTGTAATAGttggttaatatatttataatattatttgagaatttcgtatttatttagtaatattttgAGTCATccataatttatatgtataaaaatattactataaatggaaatatattattttttatttaatgtttgactttgtataacaaatttgaaattgtCTAGTTACTCATTTGTAGGtatattgtgttacatatattcCGTCAAATTCAGTATAACTATTTCTAATCTAATTCAACCAAATCATATTTATTGTATTCATTGCATTAGTTTGGTTTACATCTtagatgtgtatatatatatatttatgaattgACTATTTGTAAATAGCCAGGGACTATGTTAATTTTATAGGATTTAGAAGTTTGGTATatgtaaattttcaaaaataaaattataaaaataaagtgatgatAGTACAAAATTGCATAAAAACATAATTGATACATTCTAAAAAGGAAGATTAATTCTTTACtttaatatcaagattattttTCCAGACTttcctttttatgaaatcacattgAATAAAAATCTTGaatacaaatatatacaaatatttgttttcatctaagaatatatatatataaggaaagtgttttattacttcaaaattaaagaaaaaatctttttttttgacgaaaaaaatattttgaatcatAACCATaaacatctttttcttttttctaatatcaagatcatTTGTATGATCTCTCTTTAATGAAATCACActatatacaaatatttgttttcatctaagaatatatagatataaggaaagtgttttattacttcaaaattaaaaaataatcttttaaatgaaatattagtattttgtgaattttccttttattatgaaatcatattatatatacatatatttttgtttttaatatttttaaactttacttatatttcctttatgttttatattgttatttagaaaattttaaaaaggaaataatagtatttaaaatttaattatttttaattcattaaggatatcATAGTAATCAACCACCGTGAGAGTGAACGTGAGCATGACACCTAAGAAAGTGACttgtcaaataatattatagagacttatttttaaatcactaaattttatCAATCATGCTGTAGCtttacttttgaaaattaaagtctacataaagtttttatttagttttaccaatcatgcttagctttatttttaaagctacagcaaaaaaaaataaagcaaaactttttcttatgtattttagACAAAAAATGCTATATCATCTTTTTATATACTGTAGAATCTGTAAAATGAAAAGAATATCTATAATagcatataaattatataatcataataaaaacttttataaatattttaattttgaatttaagtgttttttaattattaagatattatttaaatattatttacatatcacattttaaattacaataaattttgataatttataaaaaaatattaatataaattattttaattcatataaaataataattttatatatacaacacatatttcatatattttactttaaaatatttacatcCTATAACTTACAAgtacaacaaatttaactacagCAAAAGTTTCTGGAGAAAAAGTCTACAGTAATAATTTTACAGTTACAACCAATTTATCTATAACTAAATATCTACAGCTACAACCAATTTATCTATAGCTAAACATCTACATCTAAATTTTTAAAGGCACAgtcgaaccaatcatcaccCCAGGTGTAGTTCGTTTGGCAGCGACTTGTACGTTTGGTAATTTCACGTCTACTGCTTGCTGGTTGCAAATGATTCTTTCAAATTCTTGTGGTTATTCTTATTTCGGCTTTAATTCTCCTCAAAAGTTTTCCTTCAAATTCTCCCTTTTTTTCTTATCTGAAccaattttgtaattttttatgtATTCGGTTGAACGAAGTCTTCCATCAATagttaaaaattagttaaataataTAGAAAGGATATGAGTCAATTCATTTATTGCTATTTGGTTTTTAATCGGAAGTGTCTGTCAAATATGGATTTAACTTAACATCAGAGTGGCCCAATGTTGAACCACTTTATTGATGTGATTCCTACAATTGTCATATATGTACAGGAGGGGAAGTGTTAATGAATGAATGAGTTCCACCTCGCTAATTATAGaattaattaactaatatataaagaatatGTGAATCCACTTATTTTCATGataaatccaatttttttttaaaagttaagatTCCGTGGTTATTGGTTGGAGGAAATGACTGttagaataaataaa
This window encodes:
- the LOC103864161 gene encoding S-protein homolog 8-like, whose protein sequence is MNRLSCFLLTIGLCIGLSNAKWNEKNSVHFKNSLGRNNILKINCISNDDDLGFHYLRPGETYEFSFHDSVIKTEFFCDLWQGPNFKFHAGFTGYEGGGLIVHYGKKNFWDAREDGIYFTHGQKMPKLEYTWK
- the LOC103864160 gene encoding ribulose bisphosphate carboxylase small chain F1, chloroplastic, whose translation is MASSMLSSAAVATSPAQATMVAPFTGLKSSAAFPVTRKSNTDITSIASNGGRVSCMKVWPPVGKKKFETLSYLPDLTDVELAKEVDYLLRNKWIPCVEFELEHGFVYREHGSTPGYYDGRYWTMWKLPLFGCTDSSQVLKEVQECKTEYPNAFIRIIGFDNNRQVQCISFIAYKPPSFTGA